From the genome of Eucalyptus grandis isolate ANBG69807.140 chromosome 2, ASM1654582v1, whole genome shotgun sequence, one region includes:
- the LOC104431553 gene encoding transcription factor PIF3: protein MPLFELFRRAQEKLNSRQDKGQSCSADLSFIPEDGFVELIWENGQVVMQGQSSRPKKSQPGFGLLSEFTSQSPWISDKDVGNGAASNSKKSEAEPDSGLSEFPMSSPPREMCLTHDEDIVPWFSCPINEPLQNDYCSDFLPELSGVPVNELSNLYSFDSTQKSNNKEVGPAGVNGAKVPSAADVEITGMGMNTALPSLQQGVMDAMGSSKCGITYDSTFGDFSRLPRLAVGSTSEKGQAKDATPSAKNSNFINFSHFARVATPSHANVENNARASGSDSLILDRAARKEKCSSTNDSIMADNLASNLSVCPRTEASSNCQVQREQLMVASKPLICQGDALKNDKSADQSCCASSSKGSPDNEKMTELAASTSSASTSDAPSCSLKRKCPSTNNSEALAEDVDEDSVGVKKQQQQLLAVLVPREAEQPKYIIYLKGKGGTGSMRRCVHCKNLYQTAIRWTKHLCLMRPLSI, encoded by the exons ATGCCATTGTTTGAGCTATTTAGGAGGGCTCAAGAGAAGCTTAATTCAAGACAAGACAAGGGCCAATCATGTTCAGCAGATCtgtcattcat ACCAGAGGATGGGTTTGTTGAGCTTATATGGGAGAATGGTCAGGTCGTGATGCAAGGACAGTCCAGTAGGCCCAAAAAGAGCCAACCTGGTTTTGGTTTACTGTCTGAATTCACTTCTCAGAGCCCTTGGATTAGCGATAAAGATGTGGGCAATGGCGCTGCTTCGAATTCTAAAAAGTCTGAGGCAGAGCCGGACTCTGGGTTGAGTGAATTCCCAATGTCCTCACCGCCCAGAGAAATGTGTTTGACGCATGATGAGGACATTGTTCCTTGGTTTAGTTGTCCCATCAATGAACCTTTGCAAAATGATTACTGCTCTGATTTCCTGCCTGAATTATCAGGTGTCCCGGTAAATGAGCTTTCCAATCTGTATAGTTTTGATTCGACCCAAAAGAGTAACAATAAAGAGGTTGGTCCAGCGGGTGTGAACGGTGCCAAGGTTCCCTCTGCAGCAGACGTTGAGATAACTGGAATGGGAATGAATACAGCACTGCCATCTCTTCAGCAAGGAGTCATGGATGCTATGGGCTCTAGTAAATGTGGTATCACCTATGATTCTACTTTTGGAGACTTTAGTCGATTACCAAGATTAGCAGTTGGATCTACAAGTGAAAAAGGTCAAGCTAAGGACGCAACACCATCTGccaaaaattccaattttatcaACTTCTCTCATTTTGCAAGGGTAGCCACTCCTTCCCATGCCAATGTAGAGAACAATGCCAGAGCCAGTGGCTCGGATTCATTGATCTTGGACAGAGCTGCACGCAAAGAGAAGTGTTCTTCAACTAATGATAGCATTATGGCTGATAATCTGGCGAGTAACTTGAGTGTTTGTCCAAGGACGGAAGCAAGTTCAAATTGCCAAGTTCAAAGGGAGCAACTGATGGTTGCCTCAAAGCCTTTGATTTGCCAAGGAGATGCTTTGAAGAATGATAAAAGTGCTGATCAAAGTTGTTGTGCCAGTTCGAGTAAAGGATCACCAGATAATGAGAAGATGACAGAGCTTGCTGCTTCTACTTCCTCTGCTTCTACTTCAGATGCTCCATCATGCAGTTTAAAGAGGAAATGTCCTAGCACCAACAATTCTGAAGCCCTTGCTGAA GATGTTGATGAAGATTCAGTTGGCGTgaaaaagcagcagcagcagctgctCGCAGTACTAGTTCCAAGAGAAGCCGAGCAGCCGAAGTacataatttatctgaaagg AAAAGGAGGGACAGGATCAATGAGAAGATGCGTGCATTGCAAGAACTTATACCAAACTGCAATAAG GTGGACAAAGCATCTATGCTTGATGAGGCCATTGAGTATCTGA